A portion of the Bradysia coprophila strain Holo2 unplaced genomic scaffold, BU_Bcop_v1 contig_297, whole genome shotgun sequence genome contains these proteins:
- the LOC119078946 gene encoding mite group 2 allergen Lep d 2-like, with product MFSYFVIAAVLPALIMGQYPIVQCPGGLPTPTSFFIEGCPSSPCSVQRGTVIPFRAGITANENSASLTLEIDIEAFGTVTPYPVPPALSNVCNHLEGRGCPITAGEQIVHASSIPVIIDFGGGVPVTLRSRIYNASGSVLSCSVINARIY from the exons atgtttagctACTTTGTCATCGCAGCTGTACTTCCAGCGTTGATTATGGGACAATATCCCATTGTTCAAT GTCCCGGAGGATTACCAACACCAACTTCTTTCTTTATTGAAGGATGCCCGAGTTCACCTTGTAGCGTACAACGCGGAACAGTTATTCCATTCCGAGCTGGCATTACTGCTA ACGAAAATAGCGCAAGTTTGACTCTGGAAATTGACATTGAAGCATTCGGAACAGTGACTCCATACCCAGTACCACCAGCATTGTCCAATGTGTGCAATCATTTGGAAGGCCGTGGTTGTCCAATCACAGCTGGCGAACAGATTGTACATGCATCCAGTATTCCAGTCATCATCGATTTCGGAGGTGGCGTTCCAGTTACTCTTCGATCCAGAATCTACAATGCCAGTGGTAGTGTACTGAGTTGTTCGGTCATAAACGCaagaatttattaa